A part of Ziziphus jujuba cultivar Dongzao chromosome 8, ASM3175591v1 genomic DNA contains:
- the LOC125421291 gene encoding uncharacterized protein LOC125421291, translating into MVKAIRVHELGGPEVLKWEDVEIGEPNEGEIRVKNKAIGLNFIDVYFRNGVYKVAGFPFTPGVEAVGVVTAVGPGLTGRQVGDLVAYAGGSIGSYAEEQILPANVVVPIPSSVDPLIAASVLVKGTTTQFLVSHCFKVEKGRTVLVPTLYL; encoded by the exons GTATTGAAATGGGAAGATGTGGAAATAGGAGAACCAAATGAGGGCGAGATTCGTGTGAAAAACAAGGCCATTGGtcttaatttcattgatgtGTATTTCCGCAATGGGGTTTATAAGGTTGCTGGGTTTCCCTTCACTCCAG GTGTGGAGGCTGTTGGGGTTGTGACAGCAGTTGGACCTGGACTAACAGGCAGGCAAGTTGGTGACCTTGTAGCTTATGCTGGTGGGTCAATAGGCTCATATGCTGAAGAGCAGATCCTTCCTGCAAATGTAGTTGTTCCTATTCCTTCCTCTGTTGATCCCCTTATTGCAGCATCTGTCCTTGTCAAGGGCACGACGACTCAGTTTCTAGTTTCCCATTGTTTCAAG GTTGAAAAAGGACGTACAGTTCTTGTTCCAACTCTCTACTTGTAA
- the LOC107424145 gene encoding uncharacterized protein LOC107424145 isoform X1, producing the protein MILFPLTLSFSRIHFPLTIGALKFFQQLLPSPHDFSFSSSRLRLSTELISRANDGRNLCHVNTTPFCNLPSNLSSLTIRVLREDNKPTTADMIEELINKGYERQNNAVAIQTLVTNWLENIMQERSNNGRGLRVIPLNLYEFQIVGYGMFVGAVNLENKTCSCKEFNIDGFPCVHAIEACKH; encoded by the exons atgattcttttccctctcactctctctttctctaggaTCCATTTCCCTCTTACAATAGGAGCTCTTAAATTCTTCCAGCAACTTCTTCCCTCTCCCCACGacttttctttctcatcttcaCGGCTTCGGTTATCTACAGAACTTATTAGTAGGGCAAACGATGGTCGGAACCTATGCCATGTCAACACAACCCCTTTTTGCAATCTTCCCTCAAACCTATCCTCACTCACGATACGTGTTCTTAGGGAAGATAACAAACCAACCACAGCAG ACATGATTGAAGAATTAATCAACAAGGGGTATGAACGTCAAAATAACGCAGTTGCAATACAAACtcttgttactaattggttggaaaatatcatgcaagagcgctcaaataatggcagaggcttacgtgttattccattgaacttatacgagtttcaaattgttggctatggcatgttcgttggagcagtcaacttagaaaataagacatgctcatgcaaggaattcaacattgatggatttccttgtgtccatgcaattgaagCATGTAAGCattga
- the LOC107424145 gene encoding uncharacterized protein LOC107424145 isoform X2 codes for MVGTYAMSTQPLFAIFPQTYPHSRYVFLGKITNQPQQGKDGRITSQVFKKTGNTVKTSIPYDMIEELINKGYERQNNAVAIQTLVTNWLENIMQERSNNGRGLRVIPLNLYEFQIVGYGMFVGAVNLENKTCSCKEFNIDGFPCVHAIEACKH; via the exons ATGGTCGGAACCTATGCCATGTCAACACAACCCCTTTTTGCAATCTTCCCTCAAACCTATCCTCACTCACGATACGTGTTCTTAGGGAAGATAACAAACCAACCACAGCAG GGGAAAGATGGGCGCATCACTTCACAGGTCTTCAAAAAGACAGGCAATACAGTTAAAACCTCCATACCTTATg ACATGATTGAAGAATTAATCAACAAGGGGTATGAACGTCAAAATAACGCAGTTGCAATACAAACtcttgttactaattggttggaaaatatcatgcaagagcgctcaaataatggcagaggcttacgtgttattccattgaacttatacgagtttcaaattgttggctatggcatgttcgttggagcagtcaacttagaaaataagacatgctcatgcaaggaattcaacattgatggatttccttgtgtccatgcaattgaagCATGTAAGCattga